The DNA sequence GGGCAAAAATACCCTATCGCCGCATGACTTCGGTGGCGGAAGAGGTGGCGGATATATTGACGCAAGATAAAGTCATCGGCTGGTTTCAGGGACGCATGGAATTTGGCCCGCGCGCGCTTGGAGCGCGTTCGATCCTGGCATCTCCGCTGCACGCCTCTATGCAGGCCCGTCTCAACGAGATCAAGGACCGTGAAGATTTCCGTCCCGTAGCGCCGGTGGTGCTTGAGGAAGAAGCGAGTAACTGGTTCGCCGGCGCCAGTGTATCGCCGTTCATGCTCTTCGTTTACGATGTGCTGCCTGATAAGGCCGATCTTATCCCTGCCGTGCGCCATGTTGATGGCACAGCGCGTATTCAGACCATCAACCGGCAGCAGAACGCGCGTTATTATGATCTGCTCAAGGCATTCCAGGCGCGAACAGGCGTCCCGGTGCTCGTCAATACCTCATTTAATACGCGTGGTGAGCCGATAGTGTGTTCGCCACGTGACGCGCTTGAGTGTTTCTGGACTTCGCCGCTCGACGCGCTTGCAATCGGCTCGTTTTTAGTAGAGAAACCATGCAGTTGACCGTGACAGACAAGACGTATCGCATTTCAGTCGTAGTGCCCACCTACAAACGCCCGGATTTACTCCATCAATGCCTGGCGGCCCTTAGTATGCAAGACCTTGACCCATCCGACTATGAAATCATCGTCGTTGACGATGCCGCGTGCGAAAACACCCGGCGGCAGGTAGATCAATGGGCCGCGTGTATGAGGGATAGAAAGCCAGGTAGCTGCCCGGTGCCTGCGATACGCTATATTCCCGTCACTGGCTCTCATGGGCCAGCGGTGGCTCGCAATATTGGCTGGCGTGCCGCACATGGCGAAATAATCGCCTTTACAGATGATGACTGCATTCCAACGCCGGGCTGGCTCAGTGCGGGCCTGGCGACCTTTAATTCTGGCGTTGTGGGAGTGTCTGGAAAACTCGTCATGCCCCTGGATCATATCCCCACCGATTACGAGCGCGACGCCGTTCAACTTGAGAAGTCCGAATTCGTGACTGCCAACTGCTTCTACCGCCGGGATGTACTCGAGCGCGTGGGTGGCTTCGATGAACATTTTCGCATGGCATGGCGCGAGGACAGCGACCTTTTCTTTACCATACATGAGCATGTTGAGCAATGCGGGTACAGAGAAGGCATGTGTGCCGCACTCATGCCGGGGCGAGCGCAAGGAGTTGGTAGCGAGCGACCCCAACATCTGCCGGCGCAAACAATGATGGCCCCTGCCTCTTTCAAGGACGACCACATTGCAAAAAAGCCTGCGCGCAAGGGGGATAACTGCGATCCTTTCCATGCCCTGATCTACGTTCCCAGGGCGGTTGTCATTCACCCGCTGCGCCCGGCGCCCTGGGGGATAAGCCTGAAGCAGCAGCGCAAAAGTATGTACAACGCGCTGCTCTACAAAAAGCACCCCCAACTCTACAGGCAAAAAGTTCAGGCCGCGCCACCCTGGCACTACTACTGTATCGTCGTTGCGCTGCTCATCGCCCTTGCGAGTATCCTGGCCGGGTTCTGGTTCATCGCGTTGGGCGCAATTACTGCCTGGATGTTGATGACAGGGCGATTCGTCTTACAGCGATTGCGCGATACCTCTCATGCCCCCTCGCACGTGCTGGAGATGATTGTGACATCGATGCTGATTCCGCCATTGTCAATCTTCTGGCGTATCATTGGAGCGATACGCTTTCGCGTGTTTTTCTTATAGCCAGTTTACTCAAGCCATACATCTCTTATAATAAGCACTACCAGTTAGATGTAATTCAAAATGCCTTTCAGGGCTATATGTTAACTGGAAAAACATGTAACAGGATGATGAAATATAAAGAGCCGGTGAAGAGATTCGAACTCTTGACACTCGCTTTACGAAAGCGATGCTCTACCTCTGAGCTACACCGGCTTGTCCTTTTGTAAGGCTTAAAAGGCATTCCTGACGCAACCGATTATACTCCTGAAGTGCGACGGGTGTCAAGCTTTTTTCCTCTTCTCCTCTTCTAGCCAGGGCTATTTTCAGGCCGAAATAATAACTCTGCCTGATAAATGCATGGCATGGACAGGTTACCCAACGCATGGTAGACTTAAGGTGTTACGTAACTCGTATACTGGGATATAATACCCACTTTAGACGGGATGATACGATGAAACGCGGCTCTCTGCCACAGGTCTCCAATAACCTCCTGTTCAGATACGACGAAGAAAAGGATCAGTTCGCGCCGGTCGTTGTTGGCTCGGATGCCTGGTACGCGTGGTTGGCGAATCAAGCTACCCAATCCTTTTCGGTCAGAAACGCCCTGGGTAGCTTTACTGCCCGGCGTGAACAGAAACGTCACGGGCAGTACTGGTATGCCTATCGCAAGCGTGCAGGGAGGCTGCGCAAAGCCTATCTGGGCAGAAGCGAGGATTTGACGCTTGAACGGCTCAACACTGTAGCCTCAACACTCGCAGGTCGTGGCAATCACAATAATGGTACACAGGCTCGCCTGGACGATCTGGAGAGAACTGTTCCAATGGTGTCCCTGGATAGCTGGGATGGAAGGAATAGTTTTTCTCTGTTGCCAGCTTCCACTTTGTCATCCCCAGTAACGGCCCGCTCCTCAAGAGGCCAGCTACCGGCCCGGCTTGCCCCGTTAGTTGGACGCGAGCAGGAAGTGGTGGCCGCCTGTACGTTGTTGAGGCGACCGGAGGTACGTCTCTTGACGCTCGTTGGTATCGGTGGAGTCGGCAAGACGCGCCTGGGAGTTGAGGTCGCAACGGAACTGGCCGGTGACTTTACCGGCGGAGTTTGCTTTGTTTCCCTCGGACCCATTAGCGATCACCGGCTGGTCTTACCTGCTGTTGCTGGAGCGCTAGGACTTCGAGAATCCGGGGAGCAACCGTTCATCGAGCGGCTCATCGCTTGCTTACAAGAGAAAGAATTGCTCCTGTTCCTGGATAACTTCGAGCAGGTGATAGACGCCGCGTCAGAGCTGACCGCACTCCTGGGAAGATGTCCGGCACTGAAGATACTTGTGACCAGCCGTGAGGCATTACGTGTGTACGGCGAGCAGGAATTTCCCGTGCGCCCATTGGCGCTCCCCGATCTCACACAGCTTCCTGAGCCTGGTGCTTTGTTACAGTATGGAGCCGTAGCTCTCTTTGTCCAACACCTGCGCCTGGTGCAGCCCGATTTTCAAGTTACCGCGGCTAATGCCAGCACGATTGCCGCGATCTGTAACCGCTTAGACGGCCTTCCATTGTCGCTCGAACTGGCCGCCGCCCGCCTCAAGCTCCTTTCACCACAGGCTCTGTTATCGCGCCTGGAGCACCGGCTGGCTGTTCTGACACAGGGAAGGCGGGATGGTCCCCCCAGGCAGCAAACCCTGCGTAACACCCTTCAATGGAGCTACGATCTGCTCGATGCCAGGGAACAACGCCTCT is a window from the Ktedonobacteraceae bacterium genome containing:
- a CDS encoding glycosyltransferase; this translates as MTDKTYRISVVVPTYKRPDLLHQCLAALSMQDLDPSDYEIIVVDDAACENTRRQVDQWAACMRDRKPGSCPVPAIRYIPVTGSHGPAVARNIGWRAAHGEIIAFTDDDCIPTPGWLSAGLATFNSGVVGVSGKLVMPLDHIPTDYERDAVQLEKSEFVTANCFYRRDVLERVGGFDEHFRMAWREDSDLFFTIHEHVEQCGYREGMCAALMPGRAQGVGSERPQHLPAQTMMAPASFKDDHIAKKPARKGDNCDPFHALIYVPRAVVIHPLRPAPWGISLKQQRKSMYNALLYKKHPQLYRQKVQAAPPWHYYCIVVALLIALASILAGFWFIALGAITAWMLMTGRFVLQRLRDTSHAPSHVLEMIVTSMLIPPLSIFWRIIGAIRFRVFFL